A window of Polynucleobacter sp. KF022 genomic DNA:
TTGCCACTCTGTCAGCTCGAGTAGACTTTTTGGAAGGTTTATCCACCCTTCTTACCAAGGCCTGTAGAAGCTGTCGGGCATTCTGAAAATCCCCCCGATAAAGCATCGCCGTGCCCTCGCAAGCCAAGCGATAAGCAATATCAGCAGTCATCGTGTCATCAACGATTTGAATCTTTTTATGCGGGGCAATACCATTCTCTGAATGCCAACTAGCGCTATGCGTTTGTCCGCCTTCTTCCCATTGAAGAATTGATAACTGAGTCACCTAAGAAACCACAAAACGATTGTTTTGATAATCATCGATTGCTTGCTCAATCTCGGCACGTGTATTCATGACAAAGGGGCCATATTGAACAATCGGTTCATGCAGAGGTAAAGCGGCAAGGACAATGAATTGAGCGCCAACGGATCCTGTCTTAGCCTTTAGGCGATCGCCATCGCCAAGCACGATCGCCGCCTGCTTTGGAACTGACCTCATAGGGCCGCCAATTTCTAAATCGCCTTCATATACATAAATAAATGCATTGAGCTCTTTAGGGATGCGGTGCTCAAATTCTGAATCAGGCAGTAAGTGCACATCTAAAAATAAAGGGGCCGTAGTAATGCCCTGAATCGGTCCCTTAACTTCTTTGCTCTCTTGACTGTAAGTGCCAGCAATCACTTTCACTGTGCCGCCATTCTCCAAATCAACCTTAGGAATATCCTCTACCTGAATATCTTTATATCCCGCCGCCTTCATCTTTTCTTTGGCAGGCAAGTTAATCCACAGCTGAAAGCCGCGCATGGCACCATTAACCTGTTGCGGCATCTCCGAATGAATAATGCCTCTTCCGGCAGTCATCCACTGAACGCCGCCCGTTTTGAGATGGCCTTGGTTTCCCAGGTGATCCTCATGCAACATGTGACCTTCAAGCATATAGGTCACTGTCTCAAATCCTCGATGCGGGTGGGC
This region includes:
- a CDS encoding pirin family protein gives rise to the protein MIRNIQTIIPGIATSDGAGVKLRRSLGGQNQVRLDPFLMLDEFSSNDPNDYVAGFPAHPHRGFETVTYMLEGHMLHEDHLGNQGHLKTGGVQWMTAGRGIIHSEMPQQVNGAMRGFQLWINLPAKEKMKAAGYKDIQVEDIPKVDLENGGTVKVIAGTYSQESKEVKGPIQGITTAPLFLDVHLLPDSEFEHRIPKELNAFIYVYEGDLEIGGPMRSVPKQAAIVLGDGDRLKAKTGSVGAQFIVLAALPLHEPIVQYGPFVMNTRAEIEQAIDDYQNNRFVVS